The following are encoded in a window of Primulina eburnea isolate SZY01 chromosome 4, ASM2296580v1, whole genome shotgun sequence genomic DNA:
- the LOC140828851 gene encoding germin-like protein subfamily 1 member 13, which produces MDLKPHLKFKNFSSKIFKMGFRFFLGFFVVTLICLLASASDPSPLQDFCVAVEDAKAAVFVNGKICKNPNIVSADDFFFPGLNKPGNTSNRVGSRVTPVNVNQIPGLNTLGISLVRVDYAPYGLNPPHTHPRATEILVLIEGTLSVGFVTSNPANPNQKNKLFTKTLYPGDVFVFPEGLIHFQFNTGKAKAVAFAGLSSQNPGVITIANAVFGSEPPISIDVLTKAFQVDNNVIKYLQGQFWTNN; this is translated from the exons ATGGATTTGAAACCACATCTCAAGTTCAAAAACTTCAGCAGCAAAATATTTAAGATGGGCTTTCGTTTCTTTCTAGGCTTTTTTGTAGTAACTTTGATATGTTTATTAGCGTCTGCATCTGATCCTAGTCCTCTTCAAGACTTTTGTGTCGCGGTCGAGGATGCAAAGGCTGCAG TGTTTGTGAATGGAAAGATTTGCAAGAACCCAAATATAGTTTCGGCAGATGATTTCTTTTTCCCTGGTCTGAACAAACCCGGAAACACATCAAATCGAGTAGGCTCAAGGGTTACTCCAGTTAATGTAAACCAAATACCTGGACTCAATACTTTGGGCATTTCTTTGGTTCGAGTTGATTATGCACCATATGGGCTCAACCCTCCTCACACACATCCTCGTGCCACTGAAATTCTTGTCTTAATTGAAGGAACtctatctgttgggtttgtgaCTTCCAATCCTGCAAATCCCAACCAGAAAAACAAGCTTTTTACCAAGACATTGTATCCAGGAGATGTGTTTGTGTTCCCTGAAGGTCTCATTCATTTTCAATTCAATACCGGAAAAGCCAAGGCTGTTGCATTTGCCGGGTTAAGTAGTCAGAATCCTGGAGTCATCACCATTGCAAATGCTGTTTTTGGCTCTGAACCACCAATTTCCATCGATGTTCTTACGAAGGCGTTCCAAGTTGACAATAACGTTATAAAATATCTTCAAGGACAGTTCTGGACAAACAACTAA
- the LOC140828854 gene encoding germin-like protein subfamily 1 member 14, translated as MDLKPHLKLKNFSSEIFKMGFRFFLGFFVVTLICLLASASDPSPLQDFCVAVEDAKASVFVNGKICKNPNMVSADDFFFNGLNKPGNTSNRVGSRVTPVNVNQIPGLNTLGISLVRVDYAPYGLNPPHTHPRATEILVLIEGTLSVGFVTSNPANPNQRNKLFTKTLHPGDVFVFPEGLIHFQFNTGKAKAVAFAGLSSQNPGVITIANAVFGSEPPISIDVLTKAFQVDNNVIKYLQGQFWTNN; from the exons ATGGATTTGAAACCACATCTCAAGCTCAAAAACTTCAGCAGCGAAATATTTAAGATGGGCTTTCGTTTCTTTCTAGGTTTTTTTGTAGTAACTTTGATATGTTTATTAGCGTCTGCATCTGATCCTAGTCCTCTTCAAGACTTTTGTGTCGCGGTCGAGGATGCAAAGGCTTCTg TGTTTGTAAATGGAAAGATTTGCAAGAACCCAAATATGGTTTCGGCAGATGATTTCTTTTTCAATGGTCTGAACAAACCCGGAAACACATCAAATCGAGTAGGCTCAAGGGTTACTCCAGTTAATGTAAACCAAATACCTGGACTCAATACTTTGGGCATTTCTTTGGTTCGAGTTGATTATGCACCATATGGGCTCAACCCTCCTCACACACATCCCCGTGCCACTGAAATTCTTGTCTTAATTGAAGGAACtctatctgttgggtttgtgaCTTCGAATCCTGCAAATCCCAACCAAAGAAACAAGCTTTTTACCAAGACATTGCATCCAGGAGATGTGTTTGTGTTCCCCGAAGGTCTCATTCATTTTCAATTCAATACGGGAAAAGCCAAGGCTGTTGCATTTGCCGGGTTAAGTAGTCAGAATCCTGGAGTCATCACCATTGCAAATGCTGTTTTTGGCTCTGAACCACCAATTTCCATCGATGTTCTTACGAAGGCGTTCCAAGTTGACAATAACGTTATAAAATATCTTCAAGGACAGTTTTGGACAAACAACTAA
- the LOC140828855 gene encoding germin-like protein subfamily 1 member 14: MGFRFFLDFFLVTLICLSASASDPSPLQDFCVAVEDAKASVFVNGKICKNPNMVSADDFFFNGLNKPGNTSNRVGSRVTPVNVNQIPGLNTLGISLVRVDYAPYGLNPPHTHPRATEILVLIEGILSVGFVTSNPANPNQKNKLFTKTLHPGDVFVFPEGLIHFQFNTGKAKAVAFAGLSSQNPGVITIANAVFGSEPPISIDVLTKAFQVDNNVIKYLQGQFWTNN, translated from the exons ATGGGCTTTCGTTTCtttctagatttttttttagtaACTTTGATATGTTTATCAGCGTCTGCATCTGATCCTAGTCCTCTTCAAGACTTTTGTGTCGCGGTCGAGGATGCAAAAGCTTCTg TGTTTGTGAATGGAAAGATTTGCAAGAACCCAAATATGGTTTCGGCAGATGATTTCTTTTTCAATGGTCTGAATAAACCCGGAAACACATCAAATCGAGTAGGCTCAAGGGTTACTCCAGTTAATGTAAACCAAATACCTGGACTCAATACTTTGGGCATTTCTTTGGTTCGAGTTGATTATGCACCATATGGGCTCAACCCTCCTCACACACATCCTCGTGCTACTGAAATTCTTGTCTTAATTGAAGGAATtctatctgttgggtttgtgaCTTCGAATCCTGCAAATCCCAACCAGAAAAACAAGCTTTTTACCAAGACATTGCATCCAGGAGATGTGTTTGTGTTCCCCGAAGGTCTCATTCATTTTCAATTCAATACCGGAAAAGCCAAGGCTGTTGCATTTGCCGGGTTAAGTAGTCAGAATCCTGGAGTCATCACCATTGCAAATGCTGTTTTTGGCTCTGAACCACCAATTTCCATCGATGTTCTTACGAAGGCATTCCAAGTTGACAATAACGTTATAAAATATCTTCAAGGACAGTTTTGGACAAACAACTAA